A genomic stretch from Mycobacterium malmoense includes:
- the pks2 gene encoding sulfolipid-1 biosynthesis phthioceranic/hydroxyphthioceranic acid synthase, translating to MERGVTPIAVIGMGCRLPGGIDSPDAFWQALLRGDDLVTEIPPDRWDAAEHYDPERGVHGRSVSRWGGFLDDIGGFDASFFGFGEPEATSIDPQHRLLLETSWEAIEHAGIVPPSLSGSRTGVFMGLCHHDYTLVTGDAGVLDDAYGFTGTPFSMASGRVAYGLGLSGPAVTVDTSCSSGLLAVHLACQSLDRGESDLALAGAAMALLEPRLSAAASAQGMLSPTGRCHTFDVAADGFVRSEGCGVVLLKRLPDALRDGDRVLAVVRGTAANQDGRSETITTPSSNAQVAVYRAALEVAGVDPAAVGMVEAHGTGTPVGDPIEFTSLTEVYGAGGNRVALGSAKSNLGHTEGAAGAVGLIKAILGLQHGLVPPMVHFTRLPDELQRLETGLFVPQELTPWPGTDGPRRAGVTSLGMSGTNVHAILEQAPDAQPRAASPVAGPLLFPLSSTSADELRRTARRLAEWLDHNKDELTLPDLAYTLARRRGHRTVRTAVIAENPEDFGGLTAGLREVADGETPYPPAAGRDDRGPVWIFSGQGSQWAAMGAELLAKEPVFAATVAEAEPLIARESGFSVTEAMSAPETVTGIDRVQPTLFTMQVALATAMRAYGVRPGAVIGHSLGEASAAVVAGALSLEDGIKVICRRSKLMSRIAGAGAMASVELPAQQVREELAARGVRDVAVSVIASPNSTVVGGAAQTVRDLVAAWEGRGVMAREVAVDVASHSSQVDPILADLAGQLADLKPVAPEVPYYSATLDDPRARPNFDAGYWVDNLRQSVKFAAAVQAALDDGHRVFAEPSPHPLLTRAVEQTAAAAGITVQALAGMRREQPMPYGLLGLLADLYSAGAAIDFSVLYPGGCLVDAPLPTWTHRRLLVQADGSRAHGETTVPVHPLLGAHVRLPEEPERHAWQGEIGTAALPWLADHQVNGVAVVPGAAFCEMALAAADVVLGPGSEVRDVRFEQMLMLDDETSVAAVASVRDVGVVDFVVETQREDERTRRAGAVLRAADEEPPQRRDIAALLATHPQRIDGAALRQSFAERNIHYGPAFTGLVSARIAEGKGRGVVAEVELPGVVRSQRTGYGVHPALLDACFQAVLAHPAIKDACDGVLLPLSVRRLRRYAPTRGTRYCHLRVVSTSATVFEVDLDLLDENGAVLLAAQGLRMGTRGGGADQLMAERLLAVDWQQQTPPAAPDRVVGGWLLIDTAEADPLQSKLVDSLKSIGAQCETLNWPETADHLANAERLAAYVRGGLEGVVIVCPPPAGEPDEHGLLLGREQVRHVIRMVRDLPELSGQPPRLYVVTRRAQIVLPDDRPNLVQAGLRGLLRVIGAENPQLQTTQIDLDDEADIERVAQELLSGSPEDETAWRAGHWYTARLRCTPLGPEERRVTTVKNESERMRVTVRHPGDLRTLEFIAVDRKTPGPGEVEVAVDASSINFAEVLAALGRYPDLEGEPHQLGFDLGGVVTRVGADVTDHQVGDRVGGFSGYANGSWGAFVTCDARLVATLPSGPAGLTAGQAAAAATAYGTAWYGLYDLARISGDDKVLIHSGTGGVGQAAIAIARMVGAEIFATAGSPERRAMLRDMGIEHVYDSRSTEFAEQIRRDTDGYGVDIVLNSLTGAAQQAGLDLLAYGGRFVEIGKRDIYGDTRLGLFPFRRNLTFYAVDVALLSQTHPQRLQRLLQTVYQRIADGDLPVPSCTEFPLAEAATAIQLMSRAAHTGKLVLTVPHTGETRAVVPPEQARPFRGDGSYVVTGGLGGLGLFLAGQMAKAGCGRIVLTARSNPTPKAHQAIERLRATGADVVVECGNIAEADTAARVVAAATATGLPLRGVLHAAAVVEDATLANITDELIDRDWAPKVDGVWNLHRATAGQPLDWFCSFSSVAALFGSAGQGAYAAASSWLDAFTHWRRGQGLPATTIAWGAWGEIGRATFLADSGRTTMITPDEGAQAFETLLRYDRGYTGYVPTKGAPWLAALVARSPFAEAFQASEGQQAGDNTTLRAELRTLSRDEWPARLRRLVAEQTALILRRAVDPDRPFADHGLDSLGNLELRTRIEAETGIRITPKSIATHNTARALGLHLSEALVSEEVVAAAQG from the coding sequence ATGGAGCGAGGTGTCACCCCCATTGCGGTCATCGGAATGGGATGCCGCCTTCCCGGCGGGATCGACTCACCCGACGCGTTCTGGCAGGCGTTGCTGCGCGGCGACGACCTGGTGACGGAGATCCCCCCCGATCGGTGGGATGCCGCGGAGCACTACGACCCGGAGCGCGGCGTACACGGCAGGTCGGTCTCGCGGTGGGGCGGCTTCCTCGACGACATCGGCGGCTTTGACGCCTCCTTCTTCGGTTTCGGCGAGCCCGAGGCGACCTCCATCGACCCGCAGCACCGGCTGCTGCTGGAGACGTCCTGGGAAGCGATCGAGCACGCCGGCATCGTGCCGCCCTCGCTGAGCGGCTCCCGCACGGGCGTGTTCATGGGCCTGTGCCACCACGACTACACCCTGGTGACCGGTGACGCCGGCGTCCTCGACGACGCGTACGGCTTCACCGGCACCCCCTTCAGCATGGCGTCCGGGCGCGTCGCCTACGGACTGGGGCTCTCGGGCCCGGCGGTCACCGTGGACACCTCGTGCTCCTCGGGCTTGCTGGCCGTGCACCTGGCGTGCCAGAGCCTGGACCGCGGCGAGAGCGATCTCGCCCTGGCCGGGGCCGCCATGGCGCTGCTGGAGCCGCGCCTCTCCGCCGCCGCCTCGGCGCAGGGCATGCTCTCGCCCACCGGCCGCTGCCATACCTTCGACGTCGCCGCCGACGGGTTCGTGCGCTCGGAGGGGTGCGGCGTGGTCCTGCTCAAGCGGCTGCCCGACGCGCTGCGCGACGGCGACCGGGTCCTGGCCGTCGTGCGCGGCACCGCGGCCAACCAGGACGGTCGTTCCGAAACCATCACGACGCCGTCGTCAAACGCCCAGGTCGCGGTGTACCGGGCGGCGCTGGAGGTGGCCGGGGTGGACCCGGCCGCGGTCGGCATGGTGGAGGCGCACGGCACCGGAACGCCGGTGGGGGATCCGATCGAGTTCACCAGCCTGACCGAGGTGTATGGCGCCGGCGGCAATCGCGTCGCGCTCGGCTCGGCCAAGAGCAACCTGGGGCACACCGAGGGGGCGGCCGGCGCCGTCGGGCTGATCAAGGCCATTCTCGGGCTCCAACACGGCCTGGTGCCGCCGATGGTGCACTTCACCCGCTTGCCCGACGAGCTGCAGCGACTGGAAACCGGGCTGTTCGTGCCGCAGGAGCTCACACCGTGGCCCGGCACGGACGGGCCGCGGCGGGCCGGGGTGACGTCGCTGGGAATGTCGGGGACCAACGTGCACGCCATCCTCGAGCAGGCCCCGGACGCTCAACCGCGTGCCGCAAGCCCCGTGGCTGGGCCGCTGCTGTTCCCGCTGTCATCGACCTCGGCCGACGAGCTGCGCCGAACGGCGCGCCGGCTGGCCGAATGGCTCGACCACAACAAGGACGAGCTGACGCTGCCCGACCTGGCCTACACGTTGGCGCGGCGGCGCGGGCACCGGACCGTGCGCACCGCGGTGATCGCCGAGAACCCCGAGGACTTCGGGGGCCTGACCGCCGGGCTGCGCGAGGTCGCCGACGGCGAAACCCCGTACCCGCCGGCCGCCGGCCGGGACGACCGCGGACCGGTCTGGATCTTCTCGGGTCAGGGTTCGCAGTGGGCGGCCATGGGCGCGGAACTGCTCGCGAAGGAGCCCGTGTTCGCCGCGACCGTCGCCGAGGCCGAGCCGCTGATCGCCCGGGAGTCCGGGTTTTCGGTGACCGAGGCGATGTCGGCGCCCGAGACCGTGACCGGCATCGACCGGGTGCAGCCGACGCTGTTCACCATGCAGGTCGCGCTGGCCACCGCGATGCGGGCCTACGGCGTGCGGCCCGGCGCGGTGATCGGGCACTCGCTCGGTGAGGCGTCGGCGGCCGTCGTCGCCGGGGCGCTGTCCCTGGAGGACGGGATCAAGGTGATCTGCCGGCGCTCCAAGCTGATGTCGCGCATCGCGGGCGCGGGAGCGATGGCGTCGGTGGAGCTGCCCGCCCAGCAGGTGCGGGAGGAGTTGGCCGCCCGCGGCGTGCGCGACGTTGCGGTGTCGGTGATCGCCTCGCCGAACTCCACCGTGGTGGGCGGGGCGGCCCAGACGGTTCGCGACCTGGTCGCCGCGTGGGAGGGTCGCGGGGTGATGGCCCGCGAGGTGGCCGTGGACGTCGCGTCGCACTCGTCTCAGGTCGACCCGATCCTCGCCGATCTGGCCGGCCAACTCGCGGACCTCAAGCCGGTGGCGCCGGAGGTGCCGTATTACTCTGCGACGCTTGACGATCCGCGTGCCCGGCCGAATTTCGACGCCGGCTACTGGGTGGACAACCTGCGGCAGTCGGTGAAGTTCGCGGCCGCCGTGCAGGCCGCCCTGGACGACGGCCACCGGGTGTTCGCCGAGCCCTCGCCGCACCCGCTGCTGACCCGGGCGGTGGAGCAGACCGCCGCGGCCGCTGGCATCACCGTGCAGGCCCTGGCCGGGATGCGGCGCGAGCAGCCGATGCCCTACGGGCTCCTCGGCCTGCTGGCGGACCTGTACAGCGCCGGCGCCGCGATCGACTTCTCGGTGCTGTATCCGGGCGGGTGCCTGGTCGATGCGCCGCTGCCGACCTGGACCCACCGGCGGCTGCTGGTCCAGGCCGACGGCTCACGGGCGCACGGGGAGACCACCGTGCCGGTGCACCCGCTGCTGGGCGCGCACGTGCGGTTGCCCGAGGAGCCCGAGCGGCACGCCTGGCAGGGCGAGATCGGCACCGCGGCCCTGCCCTGGCTGGCGGACCACCAGGTGAACGGGGTCGCGGTCGTCCCGGGGGCCGCCTTTTGCGAGATGGCGCTGGCCGCCGCCGACGTGGTGCTGGGGCCGGGCTCCGAGGTGCGCGACGTTCGCTTCGAACAGATGCTGATGCTGGACGACGAGACGTCGGTGGCCGCGGTGGCGTCGGTCAGGGACGTCGGCGTCGTCGACTTCGTGGTCGAGACCCAGCGGGAGGACGAGCGCACCCGGCGGGCGGGCGCGGTGCTGCGCGCCGCCGACGAAGAGCCGCCGCAGCGGCGCGACATCGCCGCCCTGCTGGCCACCCACCCGCAGCGGATCGACGGTGCCGCGTTACGGCAGTCGTTCGCCGAGCGAAACATCCACTACGGCCCGGCCTTCACCGGCCTGGTGTCGGCGCGCATCGCCGAGGGCAAGGGCCGCGGCGTGGTGGCCGAGGTCGAGCTGCCCGGCGTGGTCCGGTCGCAGCGGACCGGTTACGGCGTTCATCCCGCGCTGTTGGACGCCTGTTTCCAGGCGGTGCTGGCGCACCCGGCCATCAAGGATGCCTGCGATGGGGTGCTGCTGCCGCTGAGCGTGCGACGGCTGCGCCGCTACGCCCCGACCCGGGGTACGCGCTACTGCCACCTGCGGGTCGTCTCGACGAGCGCGACGGTGTTCGAGGTCGACCTGGACCTGCTGGACGAAAACGGCGCCGTCCTGCTTGCCGCGCAGGGACTGCGGATGGGCACCCGGGGCGGCGGCGCCGACCAGTTGATGGCCGAGCGCCTGCTGGCCGTCGACTGGCAGCAGCAGACACCGCCGGCCGCGCCCGACCGGGTCGTCGGGGGTTGGCTGCTGATCGACACCGCCGAGGCCGACCCGCTGCAATCGAAATTGGTGGATTCGCTGAAATCCATTGGCGCACAATGCGAGACGCTGAACTGGCCGGAAACGGCCGACCACCTGGCCAACGCCGAGCGGTTGGCCGCCTACGTGCGCGGCGGCCTCGAAGGGGTGGTGATCGTCTGCCCGCCACCGGCCGGCGAACCCGACGAGCACGGCCTGCTTTTGGGTCGCGAGCAAGTGCGTCACGTGATCCGCATGGTCCGCGACCTGCCGGAGCTGTCGGGCCAGCCGCCGCGGCTGTACGTCGTCACCCGGCGGGCCCAGATCGTCCTGCCCGACGACCGGCCCAACCTGGTCCAGGCCGGACTGCGTGGCCTGCTGCGGGTGATCGGCGCGGAGAATCCGCAGCTGCAGACGACCCAGATCGACCTGGACGACGAGGCCGACATCGAGCGGGTGGCTCAGGAGCTGCTATCCGGTTCTCCGGAAGACGAGACCGCCTGGCGCGCCGGCCATTGGTACACGGCGCGGCTGCGCTGCACGCCGCTCGGGCCCGAGGAACGCCGGGTCACCACGGTCAAGAACGAGTCCGAGCGGATGCGGGTGACGGTGCGCCACCCCGGCGACCTGCGCACGCTGGAATTCATCGCCGTGGACCGCAAGACACCGGGCCCGGGTGAGGTCGAGGTCGCGGTCGACGCGTCCAGCATCAACTTCGCCGAAGTCCTTGCCGCCCTTGGCCGTTACCCCGACCTGGAGGGCGAGCCCCACCAGCTGGGATTCGACCTGGGCGGGGTGGTCACCCGGGTCGGCGCCGACGTCACCGACCACCAGGTCGGCGACCGGGTGGGCGGCTTCTCCGGCTACGCCAACGGCAGCTGGGGCGCGTTCGTCACCTGCGACGCCCGCCTCGTCGCCACCTTGCCTTCGGGGCCGGCCGGTCTGACCGCCGGCCAGGCCGCCGCGGCGGCAACCGCGTACGGCACCGCGTGGTACGGGCTCTACGACCTGGCCCGGATCTCGGGCGACGACAAGGTGCTGATCCACTCCGGCACCGGCGGCGTGGGTCAGGCCGCGATAGCGATCGCCCGCATGGTGGGGGCCGAGATCTTCGCCACCGCGGGCAGCCCGGAGCGGCGAGCGATGTTGCGGGACATGGGCATTGAGCACGTCTACGACTCGCGCAGCACCGAGTTCGCCGAGCAGATCCGCCGCGACACCGATGGGTACGGCGTCGACATCGTGCTCAACTCCCTGACCGGTGCGGCGCAGCAGGCGGGGCTGGACCTGCTGGCCTACGGCGGGCGGTTCGTCGAGATCGGCAAGCGCGACATCTACGGCGACACCCGGCTGGGCCTGTTCCCCTTCCGCCGCAACCTCACGTTCTACGCCGTCGACGTGGCGCTGCTGTCGCAGACCCACCCGCAGCGGTTGCAGCGGCTGCTGCAGACGGTGTACCAGCGGATCGCCGACGGCGACCTGCCGGTCCCGTCCTGCACCGAATTCCCGCTGGCCGAGGCCGCCACCGCGATCCAGCTGATGAGCAGGGCGGCCCACACCGGCAAGCTGGTGCTCACGGTGCCGCACACCGGGGAGACCCGCGCGGTGGTGCCGCCGGAGCAGGCCAGGCCCTTCCGCGGGGACGGCTCCTACGTCGTCACCGGCGGCCTCGGCGGCCTGGGCCTATTCCTGGCCGGCCAGATGGCCAAGGCGGGTTGCGGGCGGATCGTGCTCACCGCCCGCTCCAACCCAACTCCCAAGGCGCACCAGGCCATTGAGCGGCTGCGCGCGACGGGCGCCGACGTCGTCGTGGAGTGCGGCAACATCGCCGAGGCCGATACCGCGGCCCGGGTGGTGGCCGCGGCCACCGCCACCGGGCTTCCGCTGCGCGGGGTGCTGCACGCCGCCGCGGTCGTCGAGGACGCCACCCTGGCCAACATCACCGACGAGCTGATCGACCGGGACTGGGCGCCCAAGGTCGACGGCGTGTGGAACCTGCACCGGGCGACGGCCGGGCAGCCGCTGGACTGGTTCTGTTCGTTCTCGTCGGTGGCCGCGCTGTTCGGCTCGGCCGGTCAGGGGGCCTACGCGGCCGCGTCCAGCTGGCTGGACGCCTTCACCCACTGGCGCCGTGGCCAGGGCCTGCCCGCCACCACGATCGCGTGGGGGGCGTGGGGCGAGATCGGCCGGGCCACATTCCTGGCGGATAGCGGCCGGACGACGATGATCACGCCCGACGAGGGCGCGCAGGCGTTCGAGACGCTGCTGCGCTACGACCGCGGCTACACCGGCTACGTCCCGACGAAGGGCGCCCCGTGGCTGGCGGCGCTGGTCGCGCGCAGCCCGTTCGCCGAAGCGTTCCAGGCCTCCGAGGGCCAGCAGGCGGGGGACAACACCACGCTGCGCGCCGAACTTCGGACGCTATCGCGCGACGAGTGGCCCGCCCGGCTTCGGCGCCTGGTGGCCGAGCAGACCGCGCTCATCCTGCGCCGCGCGGTCGACCCGGATCGCCCATTCGCCGACCACGGTTTGGACTCGCTGGGCAACCTCGAACTGCGGACCCGCATCGAAGCCGAGACCGGAATACGGATCACGCCCAAAAGCATTGCCACCCACAACACCGCGCGCGCCTTAGGTCTGCACCTTTCGGAGGCGCTGGTGTCCGAGGAGGTCGTCGCGGCGGCCCAGGGGTAG
- a CDS encoding saccharopine dehydrogenase family protein encodes MGPIEREFDIVLYGATGFSGKLTAEYLAHTGSPARIALAGRCSDRLLAARRALGPAAREWPVIVADASQPSTLAAMAERARVVVTTVGPYARYGLPLVAACAAAGTDYADLTGELVFARNSIDLYHKQATDTGARIVLSCGFDSAPSDMNVYQLYRRAIQDGTGELTDTAFVLRSFSQLGASGGTIASLLGTMRAASGDAQTRRLIDDPYTLTTDRGAEPELGPQPDFRWRRGRDVAPELTGFWTGGFVMEPYNARIVRRSNALQGWAYGRRFRYAETMSLGKSFAAPVAAAAMTGALVGAFGLGNKYFGRLPPRFVERITPKPGTGPSAAARKRGHYTVETYTTTTTGARYLATFAHDCDAYHSTSVLLGESGLALALDRDRLSELRGVLTPAAAMGDALLARLQTAGVSMGTVRLR; translated from the coding sequence ATAGGCCCGATCGAGCGCGAGTTCGACATCGTCCTGTACGGCGCCACCGGCTTTTCCGGCAAGCTGACGGCCGAATACCTCGCGCACACGGGGTCTCCGGCGCGGATCGCGCTGGCCGGCCGCTGCAGCGATCGGCTGCTGGCCGCGCGCCGGGCGCTGGGCCCGGCCGCACGGGAGTGGCCGGTGATCGTCGCCGACGCGTCGCAACCGTCGACACTTGCCGCGATGGCCGAACGGGCCCGGGTGGTGGTGACGACCGTCGGCCCCTATGCGCGATACGGCCTGCCGCTGGTGGCGGCCTGCGCCGCCGCCGGGACGGACTATGCCGACCTGACCGGGGAGCTGGTCTTCGCCCGCAACAGCATCGACCTCTACCACAAGCAGGCCACCGACACCGGCGCCCGGATCGTGCTCTCGTGTGGATTCGATTCGGCCCCTTCGGATATGAACGTCTATCAGCTCTACCGCCGGGCGATCCAGGACGGCACCGGCGAGCTCACCGACACGGCCTTCGTGCTGCGCTCCTTCTCGCAACTCGGCGCCTCCGGCGGCACGATCGCGTCGCTGCTCGGGACGATGCGCGCCGCGTCCGGCGACGCGCAAACCCGCCGGCTCATCGACGACCCGTACACGCTGACCACCGACCGGGGCGCCGAGCCGGAACTCGGCCCACAGCCCGATTTCCGGTGGCGCCGCGGGCGTGATGTCGCGCCCGAGCTCACGGGCTTCTGGACCGGCGGGTTCGTGATGGAGCCGTACAACGCTCGAATCGTCCGGCGCAGCAACGCATTACAAGGCTGGGCCTACGGCAGGCGGTTCCGCTACGCCGAAACGATGAGCCTGGGAAAGTCGTTCGCGGCACCGGTCGCCGCCGCGGCCATGACGGGCGCCCTGGTGGGCGCTTTTGGCTTGGGCAACAAGTACTTCGGGCGATTGCCCCCACGCTTCGTGGAGCGCATCACGCCGAAACCGGGCACCGGTCCGAGCGCGGCCGCGCGAAAGCGCGGCCACTACACCGTCGAGACCTACACCACCACCACGACCGGCGCTCGCTACCTGGCGACCTTCGCCCACGATTGCGACGCCTACCACTCGACGTCGGTGCTGCTCGGCGAGAGCGGCCTGGCGCTGGCGCTCGACCGCGACCGGCTCTCCGAACTGCGCGGCGTGCTCACCCCCGCCGCGGCGATGGGTGATGCGCTGCTGGCGCGTCTGCAGACCGCCGGGGTGTCGATGGGGACGGTCCGGCTGCGCTGA
- a CDS encoding phthiocerol/phthiodiolone dimycocerosyl transferase, translating into MFPGSVIRKLARSEEVFAVNETYFAFTVHVDGPVDIDAMSDAFDALLQRYPIFAGRLEKADDGRYQIVAEDFLHPGIWVVDEGSGASKTDAVRLDQRQALLNLRLTIAGGRTEVTLYTHHSLADAHHAFTLLEELFSLYTNVVTTGDPGPVTPQPAPESLELLLEQRGVTKQQRSGLERFFPVMFAYDLPTAEMPPMASNSGSIQPIPVTRIRLTEQETSDLVEFGLANRLSLNSVVAAAILLAEWQLRNTPHVPVPYIYPVDLRYLLSPPVSTTGSTLPVGVATYLAEIGPETDLVDLARGIVDAFRADLSDGVIQQSPLHFNLQYQGTPRGLPPIVLCTDTGSIPALRTPPGVQADDFESELHFPTRAPVDLYSCGTFANRLFLEHHAHLPGREKSLEAIHSLLCSLLTEDSWVME; encoded by the coding sequence GTGTTTCCCGGATCCGTGATCCGAAAGCTGGCGCGCAGCGAAGAAGTGTTCGCGGTCAACGAGACCTATTTCGCGTTCACTGTGCATGTCGACGGTCCCGTCGACATCGACGCCATGTCGGACGCCTTCGACGCGCTGCTGCAGCGCTACCCCATCTTCGCCGGCCGCCTCGAGAAGGCCGACGACGGCCGCTACCAGATTGTGGCCGAAGACTTCTTGCATCCCGGGATATGGGTCGTCGACGAGGGCTCCGGCGCCTCGAAAACCGATGCCGTTCGCCTGGATCAACGCCAAGCCCTGCTGAATCTGCGGTTGACGATCGCCGGCGGGCGCACCGAAGTGACGCTGTACACGCACCACAGCCTGGCCGACGCGCATCACGCCTTCACTCTCCTCGAGGAGCTTTTCTCCCTCTACACCAACGTGGTGACGACCGGCGACCCCGGCCCGGTGACGCCGCAACCCGCGCCCGAGTCGCTGGAGTTGTTGCTCGAACAGCGCGGCGTGACCAAGCAGCAGCGGTCCGGGCTCGAACGGTTTTTCCCGGTGATGTTCGCCTATGACCTGCCCACCGCGGAGATGCCGCCCATGGCGTCGAATTCCGGTTCGATCCAACCCATTCCGGTGACCCGGATTCGACTCACGGAGCAGGAGACGTCCGACCTCGTGGAGTTCGGGCTCGCCAATCGGCTCAGCCTCAACTCCGTGGTGGCCGCGGCCATCCTGCTGGCGGAGTGGCAGCTGCGCAACACCCCGCACGTTCCGGTTCCCTACATTTATCCGGTCGACCTGCGTTACCTGCTGTCGCCCCCGGTAAGCACCACCGGCAGCACGCTCCCGGTCGGGGTGGCAACCTATCTCGCCGAGATCGGTCCCGAGACCGACCTCGTCGACCTGGCCCGCGGCATCGTGGACGCCTTTCGGGCCGACCTGTCCGACGGCGTGATTCAGCAGTCCCCCCTGCACTTCAACCTGCAATACCAGGGCACCCCGCGCGGGCTTCCACCGATCGTGCTGTGCACGGACACCGGTTCGATTCCCGCCCTGCGCACGCCCCCGGGCGTGCAAGCCGACGACTTCGAGAGCGAATTGCACTTCCCCACCCGCGCCCCGGTGGACCTCTACAGTTGCGGAACTTTCGCGAACCGGTTGTTCCTCGAGCACCACGCGCACCTGCCGGGGCGCGAAAAGTCCCTGGAGGCAATCCATTCGCTGTTGTGCTCACTGCTCACCGAGGACAGCTGGGTCATGGAGTGA
- a CDS encoding ABC transporter permease has protein sequence MMTLVHEKATDLRVERRYHENSAWALVPQTLVQAQRILLRWSRDLTTVIEVLVLPVLFLITVNIVLGDLISQVTGHSALYGTVPMNALAAAINGSAVGAIGLIGERSDGLLRRLWVLPVHRASGVLSRIVAEIVRIVVTTLVVLAAGMVMGFRFHQGVLAILAWLVVPVIFGLAYATLITLVALSVAKNFLLEAVTLAHLLAVVFSTGFLPVDQFPKWIQPVVAHQPMTYAIEAMRGLSLGGPVRWPMTATLLWAAGITAVCIVPTLLGYRRASTH, from the coding sequence ATGATGACCCTCGTTCACGAGAAAGCCACGGACCTTCGTGTGGAGCGGCGCTACCACGAGAACTCGGCGTGGGCGCTGGTGCCGCAGACCCTCGTGCAGGCGCAGCGGATACTGCTGCGGTGGTCGCGCGACCTCACCACGGTCATCGAGGTGCTGGTGTTGCCGGTCCTCTTCCTGATTACGGTGAATATCGTTCTCGGCGACCTCATTTCGCAAGTCACCGGGCACAGCGCGCTGTATGGCACGGTGCCGATGAACGCGCTCGCCGCCGCGATCAACGGATCCGCCGTCGGGGCGATCGGCCTCATCGGGGAGCGCTCCGACGGGTTGCTCCGCCGGCTGTGGGTGCTGCCGGTGCACCGCGCCTCCGGTGTGTTGTCCCGGATCGTCGCCGAGATAGTCCGGATCGTGGTGACGACCCTGGTCGTGCTGGCCGCGGGGATGGTCATGGGTTTCCGGTTTCACCAGGGGGTGCTCGCGATCCTGGCCTGGCTGGTGGTCCCGGTGATATTCGGGTTGGCCTACGCGACCCTCATCACGCTGGTCGCGTTGTCCGTCGCGAAAAACTTCCTCCTGGAGGCGGTTACGCTCGCACACCTGCTCGCGGTCGTCTTCTCGACCGGTTTCCTCCCGGTGGACCAGTTTCCGAAGTGGATACAGCCGGTGGTCGCGCATCAGCCGATGACCTACGCGATCGAGGCGATGCGCGGATTGTCGCTGGGCGGTCCGGTGCGGTGGCCGATGACCGCGACGCTGCTGTGGGCCGCCGGCATCACCGCCGTCTGCATCGTGCCGACGCTTCTGGGCTATCGACGGGCCAGCACGCACTGA
- a CDS encoding ABC transporter permease, translated as MTVEPHPSTRAQWWVLTARFVRPTLRNGELAMTIASSVVFTAGFYIPLHQIMSTATRGVCSSYAQYIMPLIALQAITFAAMSTAFRAATDSVQGINRRFRSMPIAAFAPVAARISAAVYRCLVALTVAVVCGYVIGFRFHRSAVYVVAFCALVLVVGALLSFAADLIGTGTRNPEATTPLLILPPLIFGLLSVGVQPAQQFPRWIQPIVRNQPVSQFVDTLRALAGDAAPFGGSVTWPVIAPTLAWLCGIVAVLIPASALVLSRRT; from the coding sequence GTGACCGTCGAGCCCCACCCGTCAACCCGGGCCCAGTGGTGGGTGCTGACCGCCCGCTTCGTCAGGCCGACCCTGCGCAACGGTGAGCTTGCCATGACGATCGCGTCGTCGGTGGTTTTCACGGCCGGCTTCTACATTCCGTTGCACCAGATCATGAGCACCGCCACCCGCGGCGTCTGTAGCAGCTACGCGCAGTACATCATGCCGTTGATCGCGCTCCAGGCGATCACGTTCGCCGCGATGTCGACGGCGTTCCGGGCGGCGACCGACTCGGTGCAGGGCATCAATCGCCGGTTCCGGTCCATGCCGATCGCCGCGTTCGCGCCGGTGGCCGCGCGCATCTCGGCCGCGGTCTACCGGTGCCTGGTTGCGTTGACGGTGGCCGTGGTCTGCGGCTACGTGATCGGGTTCCGGTTCCACCGCTCGGCGGTGTACGTGGTCGCCTTTTGCGCGCTGGTGCTGGTGGTCGGGGCGTTGCTGTCCTTTGCCGCGGACCTGATCGGCACCGGTACCCGCAACCCGGAGGCCACGACGCCGCTGCTGATCCTGCCGCCGCTGATTTTCGGGCTGCTGTCCGTCGGTGTCCAACCGGCGCAACAGTTTCCCCGGTGGATCCAGCCCATCGTCCGCAACCAGCCGGTCTCGCAGTTCGTGGACACCCTGCGCGCCCTGGCCGGGGACGCCGCGCCGTTTGGCGGGTCGGTGACCTGGCCCGTCATCGCACCGACGCTGGCGTGGTTGTGCGGAATCGTCGCGGTCCTGATACCGGCGTCGGCGCTCGTCTTGTCAAGGCGGACATGA